One window of the Rhinoderma darwinii isolate aRhiDar2 unplaced genomic scaffold, aRhiDar2.hap1 Scaffold_799, whole genome shotgun sequence genome contains the following:
- the LOC142731470 gene encoding uncharacterized protein LOC142731470, translated as MRQLSSTSWGFYLPLDQHGRIIDGSSRRNPPERCPSPLYSQDCPEENPNVPENHQREDLTDIKVEDEEEERVRGAQPCKSEVEEEIPGGVTRVCPLANESHSRLLLTVLSSHLIIITGRITLTGNIYICR; from the exons atgagacaattgtcatccacctcatgggggttttatcttcctctggatcaacacggtcggattatag atggatccagtaggagaaatccgccagagagatgtcccagtcctctgtattcccaggactgtccagaggaaaatcccaatgtcccagagaatcatcag aggGAAGATCTGACTGatattaaagtggaggatgaagaagaagagcgggtgaggggcgctcaaccgtgtaagagtgaagtggaggaggaaattccaggaggtgttaccagag tttgccctctggccaatgagtctcatagtagactgctccttacagttctcagcagtcatctcattatcatcacaggcaggattacactgacaggtaacatctatatatgtagataa